The window ataaaaataaaaaatttgaagtccCAATGCACACTAGggaaggtaaaaaaatatttaagttttagtGTCTGACAGTAATCTAGTGAAATATATGACATACTGAGATATAGGACAGGACCAGTCCATGTTTAATGAGAgcaatgttttttctttcatcaaCACTATTTTCTTTGTATGTCAGTGATAATCTAACGTAAACTTTTCAAAGATCATTCACCTGTACAAGGTAGAGCGACTGAAATTACGTCTAAGGAACTTGGCAACATGTTCAAAGGACCAACATAAGATAGGGATCAAAGCAACTGCAACATAATAAAAACAGATTATAAAATGAAGGACATGGAAGTGACATAAAGGAATGGTAATATTAATTCCCTTCAGGAAGAAGCAAACAAGAGCATAATAGGATTAACTGAAAAAGGAATACACACATTTAAGGCAAAGATGAGATGTAACAAATGTAAGGCAGTAGATGAAGTATAAAAAATCCTTCGAAGCAATTATTGACTGAAAGTAAACTTGCAAGGCCTGCCAATTCCATGCTCTTGGTTTCTGCAATAGCACAAGACAAAGTAACAGTGTATTAGAGATGGAAGAATCAGAACATTCAGAAGATAAAGTTTACTGTAAAATCACAACAAAATCTTACCCCATATTGTGAGTACAATGAGTACAAAGAAGAGCAAAGAGTGCCCAGAAAACAAAGGCGATAAGCCCTATGAGAAAGATGCTTTGGTACCAGTGGAATGGCTGCAAGAAAAGCCACAACAAAAACCTacagaatatatttaaattaaaggatCAGCAACAAAAGTGATTCAGATCCGCAAGTAAAAAAGTCCAGGGCATAAAAAGATGTATTTATAGTATAACTTGGCAAGATCACAATTTCAATGCATCAATTCCTAATTCTAATATCTTTTTGTCTTTTCTCTGTAAATGCTCAAGaacaaaatttgaaatagtGATAAAAGCAATTCTGATCAGCAGTAGTATACTAGCATATAATTCACAATTGTGTAATTCTAAAGAAGAAAGCTCCATTATAATATAACTAATGCATAAAGAATTCAGAGACATAagtaaatcaatcaatcaaatgtGGTATACAACAGTCAACAGTTATACACAAATTGGGAATATCTTAACCCAGAGTATGGATTTATGCCTTCAATAGTGAAGAAAGCGTACCCAAGCATTGACAGAAAATAGAACTGTCTGCCGATCCCAACGCAAAGGTGTTGGACTAGGACCTGGACCTGCAGTTGTGGATGTCCCTGAAGTTCTATTAGTTGATCCTGCAGAAAAATCCATCACATATAAGTAAGACTCAGGCGGACACACAATATAGAACAAACATACAATTACCAAGATATGCTTCACGCTGAATTTCTTGTTCTTTAAAAAATCTACAACATTAGCAGAAATGACATATTCACCAGAACTTCTTGCACGAGGTTGATTATTTGTCAGGGGCGACGATGAGGAGGTAGTTGATGAACGCACTGGCTGGGATGAACTGCCACCAACAGACATTGGCTCCACCACAAAATCAGGATCCTGTTCAGAATCCGACAGTTACAACCAATTTACCAAGTCAATGAAAATAACACAAATTCTCCTGATACAACTTACACACTATGCAGCatcaaaatatgaaatcttgTATATTGGTAGCTCCCACTAATATACACTATTTTGGGAATAGCACTAACCAATATGGCATCTCGAACACTCCTCTTAGACATTTGCAGCAACAATTACTAGGATAAACTATAGATGTTACCCccaaaaagaattcacaaaTAAACACAAAACAATGAATTCACATGAATATTCCTTAATTTACTGAAGTTCACGAACAATCCGATAGTTACACACAATCAATTAACAAATTCAGTGAACTTAAAACAAATTCCCATGACAAACACACTCCACAGCActattattaatgataaaaaataaagtaatttttttttttttggcaggaGCCCCAAAACCCCATTGCAAGAAAGGAGGATGACCCAATTGGCCAAACGGCGAAAAAATCGAAACTTAATTACACAATTGAAACGCGAGAGGGGAAATTAAGAGACGGGGTttggagagaaaagaaaagaaagaaacgcACAACGTAGCGCTGGTAGAACTTGCGCTTGAAGTGGGAAACGACGTCGTCACGAGAGGCCATGTGGGGAGGGATGAGAACGTTGTTCCAGTAATCGGGCCATCGAGAGTCGTTGTCGTAGTCGTATGAATCTGCCGCTAATCGCTTTAGCTTCTGTGgatcttctctctcttctcccaTTTTTGATTTTCcaccctcttcttcttctactactTGCTTCAACACACGCTCTTCCATCAGTGGGAACTTCGTTGGATATATTATGTCGTTTGGGAGATTTACTTAGGTTAAACGCGAAAACCATCATGTGTCGTTTACATTGGggttcattaaatttttaaggCAAAGAAAGGTGTACGCAACTTCATCTTTACAAATTTTGGTTTCActatatttttgtctttaaatttaaatttactttgaattttctttttacttttcttaatcctcaatttcaaaaaatattcctTTTAGTTTCTCTTGTGgtaaaaaattatcacaaattatacatttaaattacaaaaattagttaagaaagactaaaaaaaacattttaaattgaaGGGCTAtaaaggaaatttaaatttgggagaccaataataatgatgatcCAAAATTGTCTATTTGAGGaactaaaatcataattaatccaAAAGCTTTAGTCATTTGGTTATTCTTTAAAAGAATGAATTTAAATCATTAACCTTAAGTATGAAATTGATTCTTGTAAGTGGACGATTTTTCACTTTtgttctaagtttttttttccccaatttttgtccttataagtttgtactttttcatttttaatttctgtcATCCATCATCGTCATGACAAAAATGTTAATGTTGATGGCATATTGACGTTATAGGgaccaaaaaaaacttacaaggataaaaaaacttacatcgatgaaaaacaaaaaaacttataaggatgtaaaataaaaacatacaagaatgaaaaataaaaaagtacatggactaattaaaagaaaaaatgacattttatgcacacatataaatatataagccTTAAgtattatgtataaatttattttaaattaatataaattaaaaaaaataagaaattaattaatagatgCATGTCAAAGATCTTATTCTCAGCCTTAATATCCCACATGGCTAATATCTCTTGTCTCTTCATCAGAGGCTTTCCAACCCTTATCCTAACTTGGTGAGCATGAGAATGAGGAAACAACACTATTTTGGAAATCCAATTTTGGTATGAGTCATGTCAAGCATATGATCCACCTACCCACGATAAGTGTGAGACAATTTAGGTTGTAATAGAGCTAGGCTCATAATGCAAGGCATGTACTAAAAGAAATAGTCAACAAAAGGCTCCAAACAATTCACAAAGTAGTGACTTAAAATATAAGGGAATCATTACCTTTCTTTTCACATTCACATTCACCatgatattttttcaattctcatttcttcttctttctatttttttccaaaGGTCTTTGTGTAAcacctcaatatttttttatatatatatttattaaataattatattatgcattgtgaaaatgattttttaattaaataaataaatattattttgggtTAGCattgttagaaaataaaatgaatttatgtatatatatatatatatatatatatatatatatatatatatatatatatatatatatatatatatataataaaaaggattttacatgAACATGTTTAGTAAGTGAATTTGCACTTAGTGTGTATTAGTGAGTTTTCCTCTTAAAACCCATTAAAACGAATTGAACCCCTACATAAAGAGGAGAACAATTCCGTTCTTTCCCTAGACCAAAACCTAATTaactcctttttcttcttctttattcttggAATTCTTTCCATCGTAGCATATTTGGAGGGAGCTCTGTCGGAATTGTGAGTTAGAGTCATAATAGTgtctcttttttatgtttttttttcatttgaggtAAGAAGGAGTGAGACATCTTTTCTTGCATTGTAATAAGTTAAGGCTTTGAGAGTTTATGACATATCATGATGCAATGAACTTTGAGTTTTTGAAATCCTGAATATGTGCAAAGTGAATTTGgtcaaatacatatttttccTTCGAAATCGTGAATTGTATTTCGTCATGCtgatctaatatatatttttgtgaatgtatatcatgcaagttttgatgatgccaaaaaggtTACTTGATGAGCATGGATTGAATCAAGTCAAAAGAACAAGATCAAGTAAATCTAAGATAAGAACTTAGTAAATTTGTTTaaagaatctcaatttgattgctTTAGTTTAGCCTCAACATCTTTAGTATCAAACACTCTTTTATCAAAGGCTAAATTATTTtgaactagtaatcgattaccagactgtgtaattgattaccaaagagtttttgaagatattttttactaacaacacaaaattgtttgaattttgatctgtgaatcgattactagaattctgtaatcgattaccagtgaagagatttcaaaaaacctttga of the Glycine max cultivar Williams 82 chromosome 13, Glycine_max_v4.0, whole genome shotgun sequence genome contains:
- the LOC100794639 gene encoding uncharacterized protein isoform X2 gives rise to the protein MEERVLKQVVEEEEGGKSKMGEEREDPQKLKRLAADSYDYDNDSRWPDYWNNVLIPPHMASRDDVVSHFKRKFYQRYVDPDFVVEPMSVGGSSSQPVRSSTTSSSSPLTNNQPRARSSGSTNRTSGTSTTAGPGPSPTPLRWDRQTVLFSVNAWVFVVAFLAAIPLVPKHLSHRAYRLCFLGTLCSSLYSLYSQYGKPRAWNWQALQVYFQSIIASKDFLYFIYCLTFVTSHLCLKFALIPILCWSFEHVAKFLRRNFSRSTLYRKYLEEPCVWVESNSSTLNIVTSHAEIGLGFLLIISLFSWQRNIIQAFMYWQLLKLMYHIPVTAPYHQSVWAQIGRSVNPLIQRHAPFLKTPISTIQRWWLRYIRGCYCITNFCSCFRCLSILGREGVSCIRYQHQLVKISNHLISWF
- the LOC100794639 gene encoding uncharacterized protein isoform X3; translated protein: MEERVLKQVVEEEEGGKSKMGEEREDPQKLKRLAADSYDYDNDSRWPDYWNNVLIPPHMASRDDVVSHFKRKFYQRYVDPDFVVEPMSVGGSSSQPVRSSTTSSSSPLTNNQPRARSSGSTNRTSGTSTTAGPGPSPTPLRWDRQTVLFSVNAWVFVVAFLAAIPLVPKHLSHRAYRLCFLGTLCSSLYSLYSQYGKPRAWNWQALQVYFQSIIASKDFLYFIYCLTFVTSHLCLKFALIPILCWSFEHVAKFLRRNFSRSTLYRKYLEEPCVWVESNSSTLNIVTSHAEIGLGFLLIISLFSWQRNIIQAFMYWQLLKLMYHIPVTAPYHQSVWAQIGRSVNPLIQRHAPFLKTPISTIQRWWLRCLSILGREGVSCIRYQHQLVKISNHLISWF
- the LOC100794639 gene encoding uncharacterized protein isoform X4, translating into MEERVLKQVVEEEEGGKSKMGEEREDPQKLKRLAADSYDYDNDSRWPDYWNNVLIPPHMASRDDVVSHFKRKFYQRYVDPDFVVEPMSVGGSSSQPVRSSTTSSSSPLTNNQPRARSSGSTNRTSGTSTTAGPGPSPTPLRWDRQTVLFSVNAWVFVVAFLAAIPLVPKHLSHRAYRLCFLGTLCSSLYSLYSQYGKPRAWNWQALQVYFQSIIASKDFLYFIYCLTFVTSHLCLKFALIPILCWSFEHVAKFLRRNFSRSTLYRKYLEEPCVWVESNSSTLNIVTSHAEIGLGFLLIISLFSWQRNIIQAFMYWQLLKLMYHIPVTAPYHQSVWAQIGRSVNPLIQRHAPFLKTPISTIQRWWLR
- the LOC100794639 gene encoding uncharacterized protein isoform X1 → MEERVLKQVVEEEEGGKSKMGEEREDPQKLKRLAADSYDYDNDSRWPDYWNNVLIPPHMASRDDVVSHFKRKFYQRYVDPDFVVEPMSVGGSSSQPVRSSTTSSSSPLTNNQPRARSSGEYVISANVVDFLKNKKFSVKHILVIVCLFYIVCPPESYLYVMDFSAGSTNRTSGTSTTAGPGPSPTPLRWDRQTVLFSVNAWVFVVAFLAAIPLVPKHLSHRAYRLCFLGTLCSSLYSLYSQYGKPRAWNWQALQVYFQSIIASKDFLYFIYCLTFVTSHLCLKFALIPILCWSFEHVAKFLRRNFSRSTLYRKYLEEPCVWVESNSSTLNIVTSHAEIGLGFLLIISLFSWQRNIIQAFMYWQLLKLMYHIPVTAPYHQSVWAQIGRSVNPLIQRHAPFLKTPISTIQRWWLR